ATTGTCAGGCGTTCCTGTACTTGAGGACGTTTGGCAAAAAATTGTACAATTCTGTTTAGTTTTGAAAGACCGATCACTTGCCCTTCTGAAATATATGCCACATGGGCACGACCAATGATGGGGACAAAATGATGCTCGCAATTTGAATAAAAAGTAATATCTTTTTCAACCAGCATTTCTTTGTATTTATACTTATTTTCAAAGAGTTTTATGTCCGGTTTGTTTTCAGGATTTAACCCACTGAATATTTCTTTAACATACATTTTCGCTACACGATATGGTGTTCCTTTCAGGCTGTCATCGGTCAGGTCGAGACCCAATAATTCCATAATTTCCCTGAAATGATATTCTATGCCCTTGATTTTAGTTTCATCATCCAGGTCGAAAGCACCTTCTTTCATTGGTGTGTCAATAGAAGTAAATATGTGGTTATCTCCATTCAAATCAAATTCAGCTTTTGTGAGATCGTCCATAAAAGCAAATTCTTCCAAAACGGGGTTTTCAATTCTTATTTTTCTGTTATCTAAAATATTACTGCCTTTCATTATCAATTTTTAAGAGAAACAGCAAGTAAATATTATTGTTTAATAAATTAATCATAAATGTTAAACAATATGATTGAATTTCTATACTATTTAAAGAAAGGTAAAAAAATAATTTTTACTGAAAGTGAATTTAAATTAACAACTTTTGTATCTAAAATACAGATTTTCAATGTTCTAAGGCTTATTTTGACATTAACTATAATCTCTTTATTTTTAAACAGACTAAAAGTTGATTTGAATCATCATAACATATTGAGGAATGTTATATTTTTACAGTAAGATTGATTTCAATCAGAAATTTGAGAGTATGAGTTTGGTTTTTTGTTTAAAAATTGGAAAATATCAAGAATCAAATAAGTCGTGTTTATGTTTTTGAAGTTTTAAATAAATGAAAATGAATAAGATACTTGTCCCTGTTGATTTTACAAAGAATTCATTTGCTGCGTTTTATTATGCGCACAAACTTGCAGCAAAGACAGATGGAGTTGTGACTCTGATGCACGTGATTAACGGTAGTTTTACCACTTCCGACAGTTTGTTTTTGGACAGCCTCGAATCAGCCGGTAAAGCTGCAAAAATGAGATTAAAGTATTTCGCTAAAGAGTATCCTTTGGAGTTGGGTATTGAGATGGAAAAGGTTAAATTTAAATACGAGGTCAGATTTGGTGTACCGGGATTTACTGTAGTAGATTATTTGAAAGACGTATATTTTGACTGTGTTGTTATGGGTACACGAGATAAGCACAACATTATAGAGCGATTTTTTGGAACAACCTCCTCCATTATAGCCAGATTGTCTTCCCGACCTGTACTTCTGATTCATGAAAATACAAAGTATCACGAAATTAAGAAGGTTGTTTTTGCTATAGATAATCATCTTGATTTTGATGAATCTGTGGATGAGTACATTGCTTTCAATGAATATTTTGGAGCATCTACGGATTTCGTGCATGTTGCTGAAGAAAATGTGAAGATTGACGAAACTAAAAATGAAGTTGTGAAGGAAATTTTTGAAAATAAAGAGCCTGATTTTGCATTTCAGATCAAAAATATACAAGCTAATGATCCGATACAAGGATTAATTGATTATTGTATAAATGAAAAAACGGATATGTTGGTGTTGGTACATAGGAGAAAAAGTCTGTTGGGAGAGATTTTTACTTCATCCTTTAGCCTGACGACATCAGAAGGACTTCACTTACCTATCATGATCTTAAATGAAACTTTCATAGAAGAAGAATAATACATTATATTTGTTATAAATTATCAAAAACAGGATTATGAATATATTATGCCCGACTGACTTTTCAGAAAACTCTCAATTTGCTATTGAGTATGCAATCAACCTAACAAATGTTACGGGGGGGAAATTGCATTTCCTTACGTCATTTACAGTGCCCAGATCTACGGGTAATTTCCGATCACTGGATTTAGAAATTCGCCAGACAGTAGAAGCTGAGTTAAATGAATTTGTACAACCTTATCTGAATTTGATTAAAACTGGTCTTGAACCTGTTATTGTAGTGATGGAAGGCAACCCAGGAAATGCAATTCTGAGCTACTCTGAACGAAATCATGTTGATTTAATAATTATGGGTACGCAAGGAAGTACAAATCTTGCAACCCTGCTTTTGGGTAGTGTCACCAAAAAAGTTTTTGAAAATACAACCGTACCGGTTTTAGCAATTCCATCCATTGTCAGGGAAACATTAACCGGCAACAGAATGCTGTTGAGTCTGGACGATGCAGAAGTTAAAAATCTTAAAATATTTAATCTGGTCAGATATTTGAAAGATAAACTGGAAGTAGATCTCGATATCATTCATATCAGCAAACCCGACCAAATGATTGCTTTTAGTAACAATACAACTGCTGCATTATCTGATATTACCAGGGAAATTATTGAATTGGTTGATGAAGATCCGGTTTCCCGTATAAAACAATATGTTGACAATTCTGATGTTGGTATATTAATTATGATCAGGCGATATCACACATTTTGGGAAAGATTATTTTTGCAAACCAATACTACAGCAGAGTTGTTTGCCAGTAATGTGCCCATTCTGATGCTCCCGGAGTAAAAGTGAACAAAATTTTTTATTTGGAATATATAAAGCAAAAAAAGCCGAATCAAATAAGATGACTCGGCTTTTTTTATGTAAAAAGAAGTAAAATTATGCTTCTTCTCCAGTATCTGCCGCCTGCATTTGATTATTAATTTTATCTACTTCTTTGTCGATGTAATACAAACTCTGACCTCCAGGACCAATTACCTTTATTCTATCCAGAATCGTTCTGATAGCAGCCTCTTCCTCTCTTTGTTCTTCTACGTACCATTGCATAAAATTGAGAGTGCTGAAGTCGTGTTCTTCATTACTGATTTGAACAATATTGTGAATGGCTGCCGTGACTTTTCGCTCTTGTTCAAATACTTTTTTAAAGGCTTCTTCGATACTGTTGTATTCCAATGGAGGCTGCTCTACTGCAGGTGAGATAGGTTTAACTCCTGATTCACTCATATATTCATAAATTTTGAGCATGTGCATTCTTTCTTCATCTGATTGTCTGAGAAAAAAGTTTTTACAACCAACCAACGCCTGTTCGTCACACCAATATGCCAATGCAAGATAAAAGGAAGATGCATAAGCTTCATAACTGATTTGGTTGTTCAATGCATTTATAATTTTAGGACTTAAATCTGTCATTTTTTTTATTTTTAATTCCCTTTAAAACTACTGATCAAACGAATTTGTTTGCACCGGTATAATTATATGTAAATAAATCAGTAATTTAGAATTAGTCTTTATAAAGTATTTGGAGGTTGACAATCATAAGATAGAGTCCTTAAATGTCAGATTTGAATTTCAGTAGTGATACAATAAGATGTTGAATTCATCCTTAAAATCTATACTCAGAAAAAAGTTAACAATTATTTCAGATAAGTATTTTAGATTCTGTTTGGTATTTTGTAATATTGCAGAGCTTTAATTCAATATAAATATCTATATCGGACTATGTGTTTGATTTATTTTTATTATTTAGCAGAATATTTAGAAATATAATTTTGAAACATCGATTTTTTGAATAGTATGTCAAAAGAACTTAGATAAAAAGTAACATTTCTAAAATTTTAATTTGTTAGCAAGCTTTTAGATGAGTCGAACACATTAAATGAGTGTGATGATGGGTCATGACAAGTGAAAATATTAAAAGGGAGTTTTCAAAACATTATAATCCAATCATTTAGAAAAGTCAGAATATAAGTAAAGTTTTAAAAATTAAAAATCATCCAATGAAATCAAATAACCACATTATGCAAAAAACAATCTGTCTGATCCTTGGAGGAGGAGCAGGAAGCAGATTGTATCCTTTGACCAAGGACAGGTCGAAACCCGCCGTGCCGGTGGGAGGAAAATACAGACTAATTGATATTCCTATATCCAATTGTCTCAATTCCGGACTTTATCGCATTTTTGTATTGACACAATATAATTCAGCGTCATTAAACAAGCACGTTAAAAATACATTTCACTTCGATCATTTTTCAAATGGTTTTGTAGATATACTTGCTGCAGAGCAAACCAGTGGAAACATGAATTGGTTTCAGGGAACTGCGGATGCAGTAAGACAATCCGTCCGTAATTTTGCTTACTATGATTTTGATTATATACTGATACTGTCAGGGGACCAGTTGTATCAAATGGATTTTGAAGAGATGGTACTTAATCATATTGAAAGAAAGGCGGATGTCAGTATAGCAACTATCCCGGTAGTAGCATCTGATGCCACTTCCTTTGGTATTATGAAGGTAAATAAAAAAGGTATGATCGAACGATTTATTGAAAAACCTGCTCTTGATTTGCTTCCGGATTGGGAGTCTGAGGTGACAGAAGATCAGAAATCACAGGGAAAAAAATACCTGGCTTCCATGGGTATATATATTTTCAATAGAAGAATTTTGGGTTTATTGTTGAATGAAAATCCGAATGCTGTTGATTTTGGAAAGGAATTGATTCCGGATTCTATCAATCGCGGAATGAAAATAGCCAGCTATGCATATGATGGGTATTGGACAGACATTGGTGATATTAAATCGTTTTTTGAAGCTAATATCGCACTCTCACAGGATATTCCGGAATTCAACTTATTTGATAATCAAAATAAAATTTACACCCGGCCCCGACTTTTACCTCCGGCGAAATTTTCAGGTGTAACTTTTACTAATGCAATCGTAGCTGAAGGTTCAATCATTCATGCAAAACTAGTTGAAAACTCTTTGCTGGGTATCAGAAGCAGGGTGGGATTCGGTACTGTTATAAAGAATTCATATATCATGGGTAATGATTACTACGAATCATTGGAAGAAATGAGTACAGGACAGACCATTCCGATGGGAATAGGATTGGATTGTTATATTGAAAATGCCATAGTTGATAAACATGTTCGTATTGGTAATAATGTGATAATCAGAGGAAATGATAATCTAAAAGACGAAGAACATGAACATTATGTAATCAAAAAAGGAATTGTCGTATTGAATAAAAATGCGGTGATTCCTGATGGAACTATTATAGGGTACAAATAATTGCTTGTTGATATTTTTCATAAAATATCAACAAACTTTTATTAATAGTTTGTAATTTGTAGTTCAATGGACTTTGGAATTCCTTCCACAGAAAGATTTCGCCCTTTCAGGCATTAGCGTCAACTTAAGATAATAAATTTTTCGAGTAAATGAGAAAAATGTATTCTGTCCGACCGATTATCATAGCAGCAGACCCTAGAGATTTGTTTTAAACTAAACTCTGATTCTAAATCTATATTTAAGTTAGAGACTGTTTTTAAATAATTAGAAAACTTGTGTGGGCTTACATACTTATTATATTTTTGCTTTATAATAGCAGCAATTTTATAATATGCTGGCTTGACTACCAATGCAATATATAATAGCATCAAATATAATAACATTTCTGGTCTTGCAGGGTTTGGTGTTTTGTTACTCAGCATTAATGCATTAAGATCGAAGATACTCTTCCATTCTTTAAACATTAACTCAATAGACCATCGAAGACTGTAAATCTCAAACATTTTATGGGCTGCTAATTGTTCTTTTGGTATATTGGTAATGAATATATTATAGTTACATAGGAAATAAGCTTTTTCTGTTATGCCACTGTCTTTATGTCTTGATTGGATGAGCTTCTTCCTCTTTTTCATTGCTTGTTCTTCAGTCACCTTATACCCAATCATCCTTACTGAGTATTTTTCTTTCTCCCCGATTTTGACAAATATATCAAACGAAGTAGAGCCATTTTTCTCATTTGATTTGATAAATTCTTCAATATCTATCCTTTGATTCGTTTCATTATTGAACAATAAGACACCAGCATGCAGTTTTGAAATAAAGTAGGCAGAAGCCTCTTGAATATTTTCCAGAACTTGAATTTTAAAATAGCCAAGGTCTCGTAAGATTAAATCCTTGGGTTTAATGTGACTAAGAATATTGTCGGTAAAGGAAACATCGTTCTGTGAGTAAGTACACATTACTACATCAATAAATTTACCCATACCCAGATCAATCGTTGACTGTATGCGACTCAATGCTTTTTTAACCAAACCATTGGATACACCTGATGTGTGCACATAATGTTTATCAGATAATTTGACTAAGGTGCTGTCTTGAATAATTATTCTACCAAAGCCAGCCAAGTCTCCGGTAATTTTAGCAGTAAAATTATTCAAATTCAGAGAACAGGTCTCTGTAAATAATTTCTTAACAAAATCAATTTTCTGAAATTGAATCTTCTTGTCAATAGCTTGAAATGATACAAACTCACCAATCATAGAACTTAAAACAATGGACCAATTTCTTAGGGAATACTTCGATTGACCAAATGCAATAAAGAAAGATTTTAAGAAATCAACAGGAGTAATCTTTCGGAATGCTCTCTTACAGAAACCTGTTTCAAAAGCAATCTGATTAATATCAACACATTCAAAAAAATTATTAACTTTGCAATTCATAATATTAGGTTGTTTAACGGGCGAATAATTTGCTATCACAAAGTTAAACAACCTTTTATATATACCATATAAACATATATAAAAAATTAAGTTGACGCTAATGCCTTTCAGGGCTGGTGAACATTTGACATAATTTACGATGGGCATTGCCCATCGTTGAGATATATCGGCCTTTCAGGCCTTGATAATATTCTTTGGAATTATAAAGTATTAGTTATATTTCGTCCATAGAGTGCCGGATGACACTAAGTTAGGAAACACGAAGGGGCTTTACCCATCGTTGAGATATATCGGCCTTTCAGACCTGAGTTACCGACTTATTAGGCCTGAAAGGCCGAAATCTTCTAAGCTAGGGTGTAAGCCCTATCCTTAATAAGGAAAGAATACCACAAGCCCTGAAAGGGCGTAATTATTAATTCCCACCTCAATATGATCACTTACTATTTAGCTTAAAACACCATGGTTCCGGAAATCTTAATGAGTGATCCGGGACCATTTATTTTTAAAATTCTCCATGATCTACGAAGTATATTCTAAAATGTGAATCAGTATTTTTCTTTTCAATCACTTTTTTATGACATTAAGGTTGTACTTTTAAATATTATCATAATTTAGTGGCTTAAAATCAAAAGCAACATGTCAACACCAATCGCCAAGCCTCAAGGATTTGTCAACAAGTCACTTGATTTTATTGAAAGAGCAGGAAATAAACTACCGGATCCTGCGATTCTATTTTTTATTCTGATGATTTCTGTATGGGTACTTTCGGCACTTTTTTCAACCATACAATTTTCAGAAATTGATCCGAGATCCGGAAATCCCATAGAAATTAAAAATCTTTTGACAGGTGCTTCATTAGCAGCTTTTTTGTCAAACATGGTAACCACATTTACTGGTTTTGCACCTTTAGGGATTGTACTTGTTGCCATGCTCGGAGTGGGTGTCGCTGAGCACGCAGGTTTTATAAATGCAGGAATTAAAGCACTATTAAGTGTCACACCCAAAATGTTGCTTACTCCCATGTTGATATTGGTAGCTATTGTCTCGCATACTGCAACAGATGCCGGTTATGTTTTGGTGATACCCTTAGGAGGGGTAATATTTTATGCAGCAGGCAGGCATCCTATTGCAGGTATAGCGGCTGCTTTTGCAGGTGTTTCCGGCGGATTCAGTGCCAACTTTATACCTTCCGGAATTGATCCGCTTTTACAAGGATTTACACAATCAGCGGCACAGATTATTGATCCTGCTATCCAGTTAAATCCTTTGAACAACTGGTTTTTTACTTCAGCTTCATCATTGGTTATTATTTTATTAGGTTGGTTTTTGACCGACAAAGTAGTTGAACCTAGATTAAAGTCCACTCCCTTGGATGCAGATATGGAAGTACAGGCATCCATGGACAGGCTGAACAGCAAAGAAAAAAAATCATTTCTGGTAGCATTGGGAGTAATGGCAATATCACTTTGTCTGTTGTTTTTCTGGGCTGCCCCGGCTGATTCAGCACTCAGATCAGAAAAAGGTGAACTGACTGCCTTGTCAGCACCGATTATGAGATCTATTGTACCATTAATTTTTATAATTTTTTTAATACCGGGAGTAGTATATGGAATGTATTCCGGAACGTTCAAGAAAACAAAAGATATCATCGACAGTATGACAAAATCAATGAGTGGTATGAGCTACTACATTGTAATGGCATTTTTCTGTGCACTATTTATAGATGCATTCAGCAAATCAAATATTGGTGCTTTACTTGCTTTAAAAGGAGCAGATATTCTGAAAACCCTCGCATTACCCGGACAAGTTACAATAGCCGGAATTGTAATCCTGACCGCATTCGTAAACCTTTTTGTAGGATCAGCATCTGCCAAATGGGCGCTCATTTCACCCATCATGGTACCCATGCTGATGCAACTGGGGATTTCACCGGATTTGACACAAGCAGCCTATAGAGTAGGGGATTCCGTTTCCAATATTGTTACCCCATTGATGCCATACTTTCCATTGGTAGTAGTATTTTGCCATAAATATGTCAAAAGCACCGGTATCGGAACATTAGTTTCTATCATGCTTCCGTATTCAGTCGTGTTTATGATTGCCTGGACCATTTTCCTTTTATTGTATTGGGCCACAGGCATTCCGCTTGGAATACAGTCAACTTACGATTATATACCCGGATAGGTTAATTCATCTTCTTTGCATACATTTAGGTACTAATTTTTTAACGATGGCCATTAAACCATCCATTAAGAATGGGTGTCTTTTATTTGGTTTACCGGAAATTGAATAGAAGATTTATTCAATATCTGCAGTGAAATCATTTTTGGCAAGTTGTCTCAAAATTGGTTGACTTCGTGTGTTTCACAGAATGCACATTTTATTGCAAAATTTTTTAATGGGGGGAGGTTGTCCCTTTAGGGAATGAGCCCGCCTGCCTACGGAGTCGGGCAGGGGTTGCGGGATGCAAAATTATTATATTTCAATTAATTTTTAATTTTATTGACCGTGCAATATGTCATTCACACCTTGACTTCTATTTTTATTTATCCTTTATTTTTGATTAAACAATTTTATAATCCAACCTCATGAAGCCAATTTTAACATTTTTTCTGGGAATTTTACTTTTATCTCTGCACGCTCAGTTTGACATTACACATTTTGAAAAGATGCAGATGAGAAATATTGGTCCGGCAGGAATGAGTGGTCGTATAACAGCTATTGATGTTGACCTATCAAATCCGGACAGAATATTTGCTGGATCCGCTTCCGGTGGGTTATGGTTGAGTGAAAATGGGGGTACTTCCTGGAAACCAGTTTTTGATGACCAAAATACGCAGGCAATTGGTTCAGTTAAAATAAATCAAAAAAATCCTTCTGAAATTTGGGTAGGAACCGGAGAAGGAAACCCAAGAAATTCCCTGAATACAGGTAACGGAATCTATAAATCTTTGGACGGTGGCAAAACCTGGAAGAATATGGGGCTCGAAAATACCAAAACGATACACAGAATTATCATTCATCGGGATAATCCTGATGTAGTATTTGCTGCGGCATTAGGTAGTCCATGGGGACCCAATCCCGAACGTGGTGTTTTCAAAACAATTGACGGGGGTAAAACATGGAAAAAGATATTGTATATTAATGATCTTACAGGTGCTGCTGATATGGTCGCCGACCCATCTAATCCCAACAAAATTTTAGTGGCCATGTGGGAACATAAAAGAGAACCCTGGTTCTTCAGTTCAGGTGGCAAAGGCTCCGGAATGCATATTACATGGGATGGTGGTGATTGTTGGACCAGAGTCTCTGAAAAGGAGGGTCTGCCAAAAGGTGATCTGGGAAGGATAGGCCTTGCGATAGCTCCAAGTCAACCCAATATAATTTATGCTTTAGTAGAAGCGAAAGAAAACGGTCTTTATAAATCTATTGATGGAGGTAAAAAATGGTCGCTGGTATCCACCAAAAACATAGGAGACAGACCTTTTTATTATGCTGAGCTATATGTGGACCCATCCAATGAAAACAGAATTTACAATGTTTATACTTACCTTTCACTGAGTGAAGATGGCGGAAAATCATTCAGACAGATCGCAGACTACGGCAACGCAGTGCACCCGGATCACCATGCACTTTGGATACATCCGCAAAATCCGCGATTTATCATAGATGGAAATGACGGAGGTTTGAATATTTCAAGAGACAGAGGAGAAAGCTGGAGTTTTGCCGGTAATATCCCTGTAGGGCAGTTTTATCATGTGAATGTAGACAAAGATTTTCCATACAATGTCTATGGTGGAATGCAGGATAACGGGTCATGGGTAGGACCTTCTTCGGTCATTCGGAGAGGACATATCCGCAATTATGATTTTCAGGAATTATACTTTGGAGATGGTTTTGATGTTGTGCCTTTTCCCGGTGACAGCAGGTTTGGATATGCAATGTCTCAGGGAGGTAATGTTGGTTTTTATGACAGGAAAACAGGCAGAACACGTTTTATTAAACCCAACCACCCGGATCCATCCGTGAAACTCAGGTACAATTGGAATGCTGCGATTGCGCAGAATCCTTTTAAAGACTGCGGTGTATATTTTGGAAGCCAATATGTACATTACTCAGATGATTGCGGTATTTCCTGGACGATTCTTTCACCTGACCTAACGACCAATGACACAACCAAACAAAAGGCTGACAGAAGTGGCGGATTAACCATGGATGCTACCAATGCAGAGAATTTTACCACTATTCTGGCTATCGCACCCAGTCCGATTAATAAAGATATTATTTGGGTAGGTACAGATGATGGTAATGTACAATTGACCACTAATAATGGAAAGACGTGGAATAATCTGAACAAAAATCTGAAAGACTTGCCTGAAGGTAGCTGGATACCACAAATCGAAATTTCATCAAAGAATGAGGGTGAAGCCTTTGTCGTCGCTAATAATTATCGCAGAAATGATTATAAACCATACGCTTACCACACCAAAGATTATGGTAAAACCTGGAATAGAATCGCTGACGAAAAGCAGATCAAAGGATTTGTGCTAAGTATAGTGCAGGATCCGGTCGTTCCGGAACTCTTGTTTATAGGAACAGATGTTGGGTTGTATGTAACCTTTAATGGTGGAAGTACCTGGCATCACTGGAATAAAGGCTTTCCTCAGGTACAGGTCAATGATATGAAAATACACCCGATTGAACACGATTTGGTATTGGGTACATTTGGACGAGCATTCTGGATTTTGGATGATATCCGGCCTTTAAGGGAGATTGCAAAAAATGGTGAAAAATTATTGGAGAATGATTTTAAAGTTTTCGACACGGCAGATGCTCACTTAGTCAGTTACCGCTCATACGACGGTATCAGATTCAGAGCACAAAACGAATTTCTGGGGGATAACAAATCATGGGACCAAATCAAAGTCAATGTATGGAAAAAGCCATCCAAAGCGTCAGATGATAAAAAAGAAGGAGAAGAAGAGAAGAAAGAAAAGTTGAAAGTAAAAGTTATCGACAGTGAAGGACCAGTAATCAGAAATTTTACATCTGATATCGCGGATGGATTAAATAAAATAAGCTGGAATCTGGAAAGTAATGGGGTTCGCTATCCATCCAGAAGAGAAGTCAAGATGGATGATGATTTACCGGGTGGGTCTAAAGTCTTACCGGGTAAGTATAAGCTCATTTTAGAATATGGAAAGTATTCAGACTCAGTAATTGTAAATGTAAGACAGGATCCAAGAATTGAAATGACAGCTTCTGATTTGTCAGCTATCAAATCCAGACAATCCGAACTGAATAGTCTTGCAAAATCAGCATCAGAAGCTTTTGATGAAATCAAGGAGGCTTATAAAACGATGGATATTGTTGACAAATTATTAGTTAATCAGTCGGACAGCGTTACAAAATCTTTTAAATCATTACATAAATCTTTGAAGCTGAGCCTCGACAGTTTGTCTGCTTTATTTTTGTCGCCGGAAAATCAAAAAGGAATCCAGAGAAACCCGAATGAACTGAATAGTGTGTTAAGGAATGCAGGAGGATATATAAATTCTTCCTGGGAAGACCCGGGTTCAAATGCACTCTTTGCTCTGGATGCTGCGAGACTAAAGACGACCGAAGTCCTGAAAAATGTAGATCATTTTATGACAAACAAATGGCAAGACTATCGCAGGAAGGTTGATTTACTGAAAATTCAATTATTTAAGGAATAATATAATTTATTGATAGTCACTTGCATTTTCTGAACTGATTTATTATGATTTATTCTACAAGTTTTGCAGTTTTTACAACATAATCCAATTGTTGTACAAAATCACGTTTGTTTTTACCAGGGGCAAATACAAATGCATCAATAAAAATGATTTCATTTCTTTTTTCATTCAGAAGAGCATAGCTGATAAACGGACCACCCATAAAATCATTTACTGTCTCCCATATTCCACGTACTTCAACGGCATAAATGTCATTGATCGGTTGAATGTATTCATAGATGGGAAGGTCCTTTTCATTAGTACTCATGTAAGCATCAGGTGAGCCTGTTTGGATGTATTCTTTTCCATATTCATTACGAAGTCTGATGAGATTGGCTTTGGTCAACTGACTTTTATCAGTGTAGGGGAATTTTCGGATTACTATACTCTGATTGACTTCTTTTTGGTCCATACGTATCCACATGAAGTTGGGTTCATGGATTGCTTTGACAAATAATCCGGGAATCCTCATTTTAATTCCGAATGAATCAGCAATTTCATTTCCCAATGCATTATTGTCCTGCATCACGCCGTATAAAGTTGCAGCTAAAGATTCTTCATCATTTTTGTGTATTCTGTTTGCTACCTGCGGAAAATGTTTTTGAATCGCAAGATGGAGATTTTCTTTTCCGTTTGCATATAGATAAATAATCACTTGATTTCGTGCCCATTTATTTAATCCTGCAGAAATATTAAATTCCGGATCACTTAGTGCCCGATTATATTTTTCTTCACCCAAATCTTTTTTTACCATCGCAGTTGTTTTGGATTCTGTATCACTAAGATCTGCAACTACAAGAAATGATCTGAATTCTTTTCTGAGAGGTGAAGCATCTAAATCTTGAAGTGTGAAATGCTTCAGATCGAAAAATGGCTCGGGTGCCGGCAAAACAGGATAAGCTGAACCAAAATAATAATCTATCGAATCTCCAGTTTCACTTTCCCATAATTCTGCATCTGCCAA
The genomic region above belongs to Saprospiraceae bacterium and contains:
- a CDS encoding DUF4837 family protein gives rise to the protein MQFNPKFLFLIITTLLLFSCGPEMKDSLANKPGSMGRLNTVVVLADAELWESETGDSIDYYFGSAYPVLPAPEPFFDLKHFTLQDLDASPLRKEFRSFLVVADLSDTESKTTAMVKKDLGEEKYNRALSDPEFNISAGLNKWARNQVIIYLYANGKENLHLAIQKHFPQVANRIHKNDEESLAATLYGVMQDNNALGNEIADSFGIKMRIPGLFVKAIHEPNFMWIRMDQKEVNQSIVIRKFPYTDKSQLTKANLIRLRNEYGKEYIQTGSPDAYMSTNEKDLPIYEYIQPINDIYAVEVRGIWETVNDFMGGPFISYALLNEKRNEIIFIDAFVFAPGKNKRDFVQQLDYVVKTAKLVE